The DNA window ACCCCACGACCGATGCCTGCGGCCTCAAACTCGAATCCAGGAAATAGCGTAATCTTATGGCTGAATCCTCGTTCGTCCTCATCGAAAGCTACCCGGAGATGGGATAGAAAGTCCTTACTGAGAAAGTTGTGGTCAGTAATTCCAACAACATCCAAGCCTGATTGGTAGCAGGCATCGGCAAAATCCTTGGCGGCTTTGGCTTCTTGGCCGCCAACAATACCCTCACCGGCCCAGTGTTGAGAATCTGCTGGTGTATGCATATGCAGATCACATTTCAGCCAGCGCATACCCTTATAGCAAGTCATTGCCACTCTCCATTATCTGATAGGCTCAAAAATTGTCTCTCAAACCCTGAAAACCTTCATGACTTCATCCCCTAAATGATTAATGACCTTCACGGCGATGCGGCCGGAGGTCGGTTTGTCGAAGGGGCGGGAGGTGTCACTGTGGAGGGTGGCCCAGGCCTCTTCGTTGATTTCGGCTTTGAGAGTGATCTTGAGGGATTTGTAGGGGTCGTTCGCCCCCAGGAAATAGGCGTGGCGGACGAAGAAGCTCTCCTCGTTGTAGTCCGTGTCGATGAACCAGCAGGCGATTCCTTCGGCCCCATCGCTGCGGACTTCGCCGGTGTTGGGATGGAAGACGTCCACGCCGTTGATCTTCACCTGGATCTGCCCGTCTTTTCCTTCTGTCCCAGGCGTCTCCAGGATGTCGATGTCCGGTTCGCCGAAGATGACGAAGAGGTTTCCCTTGCCGGTGTTCTTGAGGTCGTCGGCCATATGAAGGTCGGCGTTCATCCGTGCTTTGAGGACGGGGATGCGGCCCAGCTTGTTGAATTCCGAGGAATGGGCGTCGTAGTTGAAAGCGCAGGTGATGAGGACGTCGAAGTCTGCGTCGCCAGCCTCGCGGGCCGCGGAGACCAGATCGGGACGGGAGACGGTGCCGAATTCGGGGCCGATGAAGATGGCGGCGCGTTTTTCAGCGCCGGTTTCTGTGTTTCCCTCCAGGTAGCGGCCGTCGGCGCAGATCAGATAGCCCGGCCAGGGCGTGATTGCGGTGAAGGAGATCTTGTCTTCCTTGTGGGCCTGCTGGACACCGGCGATCCGGAGATTTTCCATGATGATCCGGGTGAAGTCCCGCTCCTCGCCGTAGGTGGTTTTAGAGTCCGCAACGCCGTCGGTCAGGTCGTCGTTCTCGTCCACCGTCAGGACGCGATGAGGCAGAAGGCTCTCCACCGTGAACGGCCCGGCGACACGGACCTTCTTGTTGTTCTCATAGGGCTTGTCGTAAAGGTATTCGAAGTCGGCCTTGGAGGCGTCGATCTCCTGCTGCCGGGCAATGCGCTCTTTCCACCAGTCGGCGTGGAGCCTTTTCGTGGCCTCCGGCCATTTTGGATCGGCGTCGCGGGGGATCTCCCATTCCTCCCATTTCTTCCCGAGGGCCTCGTTGAGCTTTGTCCGCAATGGCTCCAGCGTTTCCTGGAACCGCTCCCAGATGATGTCAATCTCGGCATTGTTGGCGATGGACTTCAGCGTGATGTGCGGCACCCTTTCGTAAACGAATCCCTGGCGGATGTCGCCGCGGATCGGTTGACTTGACGGCTCGGTGCGGGAAACTTCCGCCTCTTTGAGCTGGCCGTCGCGGCTGTCGGCCAGGATATAATAGGGATAGCGGGCACCCATGATCCGGGCTCTGGCCAGAGCAAGGGCGACACGGGAGGTGTCGATGGTGATCCAACGGCGGCCCCACTGTTCGGCGACATAGGCGGTGGTGCCGGACCCGCAGGTGGGGTCCAGGACGAGATCGCCAGGGTCGGTGGCGAGGAGAATGCAGCGTCCTACAATGCTCGTTGAAGTTTGAACTACATAAATCTTTGGATCAGAACGACTTTGTACTGCCCCGCTGATATCTGACCACAAATTACCAATTGCAGCGTATCCAAAGTCATTCTGAACCCGCCTATAGTTGAGCTTGCCGTTCTTGGTAACTTGAAAACGATCAGCTTTCGCAAGCCGAATAAGACCTGTCTCTGTCGTCTTGAAGGTTCCTTTTCCGGGATTAAATTCCTGATTGAACCACTTAAAGCAAGTAACATCGCCTTCTCCCGCCGGACGGGAGCTTGTTATGTTATCTAATCTGAAGAGTGAACCGTCAAAATATTCTGAAGTATATCGACTTTCGGCCTCACCACTTCTTTCTCCGTAGAGTCTACGTGCCTTTGTATCATCAAAGCTTTTAGCAAACCAAATAACGAAATCACAGGTGGACCCTAATAGGCTACTACCCTCACTTGTCGTTTTACGAACCGTTATAAGGCTCACGAAATTATCTTCCCCAAACACTTCATCCATCAACGCCCGCACCCTATGCACATTCTCATCCCCGATCTGGACAAATATCGAACCGCTTTCCGTCAGGAGATCCCTGGCCACGGTCAGGCGGTCGCGGAGGTAGGTCAGGTAGGAGTGAATCCCGTCCCGCCAGGTATCCCGGAAGGCCTTGACCTGTTCGGGCTCGCGGGTGATGTGGTCCGTGTTGCCGTCCTTTACGTCGCGGCTGGTCGTGGACCACTGGAAGTTGGAGTTGAACTTGATGCCGTATGGCGGGTCGAGGTAGATGCACTGGACCTTGCCGCGGAGGCCCTCCCTTTCGGCCAGGGACGCCATGACCTGGAGACTGTCGCCCAGGATCATGCGGTTTGTCCAGTTGGCGTCGTGCTGGTAGAATTCGGTCTTGGCCGCTTCCGTCGGGATGCCGTTGAAATCGGCGAAGAGGTCGACCTGGAATCCGGGTTTCTGCGCCCGGGCCTTTTCCGACTGGAGGAGCAGATCGTCGATGAGAACCTTGGGCTTTACCTTCTCCTGAATATAGAGGGGCGGGGCGTGGACGACGAGGTCCGACCAGTCCTGCTCATCCTT is part of the Syntrophus gentianae genome and encodes:
- a CDS encoding site-specific DNA-methyltransferase, whose product is MARKESVKSIESITHEAARRKNIPTAEYQSVMQKEEESPIRVAYERGSTGLEREKDGRNRDLDPQLVWRGKDEQDWSDLVVHAPPLYIQEKVKPKVLIDDLLLQSEKARAQKPGFQVDLFADFNGIPTEAAKTEFYQHDANWTNRMILGDSLQVMASLAEREGLRGKVQCIYLDPPYGIKFNSNFQWSTTSRDVKDGNTDHITREPEQVKAFRDTWRDGIHSYLTYLRDRLTVARDLLTESGSIFVQIGDENVHRVRALMDEVFGEDNFVSLITVRKTTSEGSSLLGSTCDFVIWFAKSFDDTKARRLYGERSGEAESRYTSEYFDGSLFRLDNITSSRPAGEGDVTCFKWFNQEFNPGKGTFKTTETGLIRLAKADRFQVTKNGKLNYRRVQNDFGYAAIGNLWSDISGAVQSRSDPKIYVVQTSTSIVGRCILLATDPGDLVLDPTCGSGTTAYVAEQWGRRWITIDTSRVALALARARIMGARYPYYILADSRDGQLKEAEVSRTEPSSQPIRGDIRQGFVYERVPHITLKSIANNAEIDIIWERFQETLEPLRTKLNEALGKKWEEWEIPRDADPKWPEATKRLHADWWKERIARQQEIDASKADFEYLYDKPYENNKKVRVAGPFTVESLLPHRVLTVDENDDLTDGVADSKTTYGEERDFTRIIMENLRIAGVQQAHKEDKISFTAITPWPGYLICADGRYLEGNTETGAEKRAAIFIGPEFGTVSRPDLVSAAREAGDADFDVLITCAFNYDAHSSEFNKLGRIPVLKARMNADLHMADDLKNTGKGNLFVIFGEPDIDILETPGTEGKDGQIQVKINGVDVFHPNTGEVRSDGAEGIACWFIDTDYNEESFFVRHAYFLGANDPYKSLKITLKAEINEEAWATLHSDTSRPFDKPTSGRIAVKVINHLGDEVMKVFRV